Sequence from the Coriobacteriia bacterium genome:
GCTGCGCTTCTCGCAATACGCGCGCTCCTCGGCGGAGAACAGCCGTTCCTTCATACGCGGATGACGAGCCAGTGCATCGCGCATCCGATCGATCTCGACGATATCGACGCCCAGTCCGGTGATCACCTGACTACTCCACCGTCACAGACTTGGCGAGGTTGCGGGGTTGATCGACGTTGCAGCCCCGCGCTTTGGCGATGTGGTAGCTCAAGAGCTGCAGCGGAACGACCGCCGGAATCGCCGAGAGAACCTCGCTGACGGCCGGTATCTGCAGCACGTGCTCGGCGTGCTGGTAGATGTCCTGATCGCCGGCGGTTGCCACCGCGACGATGCTCGCACCACGAGCGCGCACCTCCTGGATGTTGCTCACAACCTTCTCGTAGACGCGACCCTGCGTCGCCACGACCACAACCGGCATCTCGTCGGTAATCAGTGCAATCGGCCCGTGCTTCATCTCGCCGGCCGGGTACGCCTCGGCGTGGATGTAGGAGATCTCCTTGAGCTTGAGCGCCCCCTCCATGGCCACGGAGACCCCAAACCCGCGGCCAAGGAACAGCGTGCTCTTGGCATCGACGAACGCTTCGGCGGCCCCGCCCAGATCTCCGAGGTCCTCGAGGATAGCCTCGACCACGTCGGGGATGTGCGAGAGCTCCTCGAACAGCGACGCAACGCGCTCGTCAGACATCGTGCCCTTCGCCTGCGCGAGTTTGAGTGCGAGCACGGTCAGCGCGGCGATCTGCGCCGTGAACGTCTTGGTCGCGGCGACGCCGATCTCGGGCCCCGCGTGCGTGTAGATGCAGCCGTCCGACTCGCGCGTGACGCGGGACCCGACAACGTTGGTGACCGCGATGACCTTGGCGCCACGGTCGCGCGCCTCGCGGACTCCAGCCAGCGTGTCGGCCGTCTCACCAGACTGCGTGATGGCGACACACAGCGTCTCCTCGTCGACGATCGGGTCGCCGTATCGGAACTCGCTGGAGCACTGGACCTCAACCGGGATGCGAGCCCACATCTCGATGAGGTTCTTAGCCGCAATGCCGGCGTGTAGCGACGTGCCGCACGCGATGATGTAGACGCGGTCTATCGCCGAGACGTCCTCGGGCGTCATCGCCAGCTCGGAAAGTTGGATCTGGCCGTCGTCGCCCAACCGCCCGCGAAGCGTCTCTCGGATAGCCTTGGGCTGCTCGTTGATCTCCTTGAGCATGAAGTCCTCGTAGCCGCCCTTCTCGGCGGCGTCGAGGTCCCACTCGACGTGCATCATCTCGGGCACGACGACTGCGCCCTCGCTGTCGGTGACGACCACGCCCTGCGTCGTGACGCTGGCAACATCGCCATCGCGCAGGGCCATGACCTCGCGCGTGTACTCGAGCACGGCCGGGATGTCGCTTGCGACGATGTTCTCGCCCTCTCCGATACCTATGATCAGCGGCGACTCTTTGCGCGTCGCGACGACCTCGTTGGGGTCGTCAGCGTGAACAACCGCGAGCGCGAAGCTTCCGTCCAGCTCACAGATCGTGCGCGTGACCGCTGCTACCAGGTCGCCTTGGTAGTAGCTCTCGATAAGATGCGCGATCACCTCGGTGTCGGTCTCGCTGCGCAGGATGTGGCCGTTGGACGCCAGCTCTTCGCGCAGCTCGGCGTAGTTCTCGATGATGCCGTTGTGGACCACCGCGATCTTGCCGGTGCAGTCCGTGTGTGGGTGCGCGTTCTCCTCGTTGGGACGCCCGTGCGTCGCCCAACGAGTATGCCCGATGCCCAGAGAGCCGGTTACCGGCGAGGCCTCCAGTGCGTTGCGCAGATTGACGAGCTTGCCTACACGGCGCACGACGTTGAGCTGTGCATTCTCCAGCACGGCGATTCCCGCCGAGTCGTAGCCGCGGTACTCCAGTCGAGCCAGCCCGCCGAGCAGCACGTCGCTCGCTCGGCGTGGGCCGATGTATCCGACGATTCCACACATAAGTCTCTAGACCTCCGTGTCGATTAGAGAAGTGACCGGTCAGTCGCGGTCGATATACCGCAGCGAGCCCGCGGCGACGCCTCGTGCCGAGAGCCGGGGCAGTGTGCCCCTGAGTGTGTGGTGGGAAAACCGGTGCGTTGCCGCTTTGTTCCGCGATCGCTCGCGGGCTTTGTCGACAACGTCACGACCCCGGTTGGGGCCGGAGAGCCATCCGCCGAATGTTTCGATGAGCCCTCTCCTCGTCAACTGGCGCGCGAACTCTCCGCTGCTGCCAGTCCCGGCGCTACATGGTGCGATCTTGAGTTCGTAGGCGGCTCCTCCGGTCGACGCTTCCAAGGACCTCAGTGTAGCAGGAGGCCTGTGCAGTAACAGTGACGGAGCCGTGACGAGAGGGCACTAGCGCTCGGCCAGAAGACGCGTGATCCCTGGATGGCTCTCGGCGTGGTGACAGAGCTGCGCCTCGGCGTCCAAGCAGCTCTCTGGCGGCATTTCGCCGGGAATCATCCCAGCTCCGACTTCACGATCTCCACGAGACGGTCGACCACGTCGGCGGCGACCTCTTGCTCGCTTGCCTCGGCCATCACACGCACGAGCG
This genomic interval carries:
- the glmS gene encoding glutamine--fructose-6-phosphate transaminase (isomerizing), with protein sequence MCGIVGYIGPRRASDVLLGGLARLEYRGYDSAGIAVLENAQLNVVRRVGKLVNLRNALEASPVTGSLGIGHTRWATHGRPNEENAHPHTDCTGKIAVVHNGIIENYAELREELASNGHILRSETDTEVIAHLIESYYQGDLVAAVTRTICELDGSFALAVVHADDPNEVVATRKESPLIIGIGEGENIVASDIPAVLEYTREVMALRDGDVASVTTQGVVVTDSEGAVVVPEMMHVEWDLDAAEKGGYEDFMLKEINEQPKAIRETLRGRLGDDGQIQLSELAMTPEDVSAIDRVYIIACGTSLHAGIAAKNLIEMWARIPVEVQCSSEFRYGDPIVDEETLCVAITQSGETADTLAGVREARDRGAKVIAVTNVVGSRVTRESDGCIYTHAGPEIGVAATKTFTAQIAALTVLALKLAQAKGTMSDERVASLFEELSHIPDVVEAILEDLGDLGGAAEAFVDAKSTLFLGRGFGVSVAMEGALKLKEISYIHAEAYPAGEMKHGPIALITDEMPVVVVATQGRVYEKVVSNIQEVRARGASIVAVATAGDQDIYQHAEHVLQIPAVSEVLSAIPAVVPLQLLSYHIAKARGCNVDQPRNLAKSVTVE